The Methylomonas montana genome has a window encoding:
- a CDS encoding lipocalin family protein, which translates to MRYFSILLLSLTCACTGIPAGITVIDGFELPRYLGTWYEIARLDHSFERGLSDISAEYSLREEGGVKVLNSGYDAEQNERKTAEGKAYFIDQPNIGRLKVSFFGPFYGAYNIIALDKTDYRYVMIAGPNRDFLWILARNPDLDPAVLQNLIQQAKTLGFATDQLIFDKHPQR; encoded by the coding sequence ATGCGCTATTTCTCGATACTATTATTGAGCCTGACCTGCGCCTGCACCGGTATCCCGGCTGGCATCACCGTGATAGACGGATTCGAACTACCTCGCTATCTCGGCACCTGGTACGAAATCGCCCGCCTCGATCATAGTTTCGAACGTGGCCTGAGCGACATCAGTGCCGAATACAGCCTGCGCGAGGAAGGTGGCGTCAAGGTATTGAATAGCGGCTACGACGCGGAGCAAAACGAGCGTAAAACCGCCGAAGGCAAGGCGTATTTTATCGACCAGCCGAACATCGGCCGCTTGAAAGTCTCCTTCTTTGGCCCGTTTTACGGCGCTTACAACATCATCGCGCTAGACAAAACTGACTACCGTTATGTGATGATCGCCGGCCCGAATCGCGACTTTTTATGGATACTGGCCCGCAACCCCGACCTGGACCCGGCCGTGCTGCAAAACCTGATCCAGCAAGCCAAAACGCTCGGTTTTGCCACCGATCAATTGATTTTCGACAAACACCCGCAACGCTAA
- a CDS encoding TIGR01777 family oxidoreductase has product MSTNPILITGGTGFLGGALTRLLLQKNYSVTVLSRSAEKVANQFGNQVQAVTRIADLPDAGSCKAVVNLAGAGIFDQRWTPTRKQLLRDSRIKLTEQLVAWMAASSQPKPVLVNGSAIGIYGDQGDTPLNENSPSKTDFSQQLCADWESTALQAEKAGGRVCLIRTGLVLGKDGGILKRMLLPFRLGLGGRLGDGQQWMSWIHLHDWLAIVEAMISNPEMSGPYNATAPTPVSNREFSEALAQVLNRPMLLPMPAVLLKGLLGEMAELVLGSQRVLPKRLTAQGFGFAYPQLDAALRNILITP; this is encoded by the coding sequence ATGAGCACAAATCCGATTCTCATCACCGGTGGCACCGGATTTTTGGGCGGCGCACTGACCCGTCTGCTCTTGCAAAAAAATTATTCGGTGACGGTATTGAGCCGCAGCGCCGAAAAAGTCGCAAATCAATTCGGAAACCAGGTTCAGGCAGTCACCCGTATCGCGGATTTACCGGACGCTGGATCGTGCAAAGCCGTGGTCAACCTGGCCGGTGCCGGGATTTTCGACCAACGTTGGACGCCGACCCGCAAACAATTACTGCGCGACAGCCGCATTAAACTCACCGAACAGCTGGTCGCCTGGATGGCTGCGTCCTCGCAACCGAAGCCGGTGCTGGTTAACGGTTCGGCAATCGGGATTTACGGCGATCAAGGCGACACGCCACTCAACGAAAACAGCCCCAGCAAAACCGATTTTTCCCAGCAACTGTGCGCAGATTGGGAATCGACGGCGCTGCAAGCGGAAAAAGCAGGCGGCCGCGTCTGCCTGATACGCACTGGCCTGGTGCTGGGTAAGGACGGTGGCATACTAAAACGCATGTTGCTGCCGTTTCGGCTGGGACTGGGAGGACGCCTGGGCGACGGCCAACAATGGATGTCCTGGATACATTTGCACGATTGGCTGGCGATAGTCGAGGCGATGATAAGCAATCCCGAAATGAGCGGCCCGTATAACGCAACCGCCCCCACGCCTGTCAGCAATCGAGAATTCAGCGAAGCGCTGGCCCAGGTTTTGAATCGGCCGATGTTGTTGCCGATGCCGGCAGTTTTACTAAAAGGCTTGCTAGGCGAGATGGCTGAGCTAGTATTAGGTAGTCAGCGAGTCCTACCGAAGCGCTTGACGGCACAAGGCTTTGGTTTTGCATATCCGCAACTGGACGCGGCCTTACGCAATATCCTAATCACACCCTAA
- a CDS encoding YbgA family protein gives MHKIPVGISACLLGHEVRYDGAHKYHSYIERTLGQYFEFRPFCPEVEAGLGIPRPCVQLRETPEGIRCVGVKDHSFDVTERLEQASEQQHDWLGGLCGYILKKDSPSCGMTRVKVYKNEIPARHGTGIFADYLQRNFPNLPMEEEGRLGDPGLRENFIQHVFVMRRWRDLCEQGLTAHALTSFHSRHKLIAMSHEQNQARELGRIIAGVTNADIDAVAAAYIAALMACLKIVATRGNHVNVLQHIQGYLKHKLDGDDKQELVETIENYRIGLLPLIVPLTLLRHHFRREPDAFIDNAYYMLPHPAELSLLNDI, from the coding sequence ATGCACAAAATTCCGGTCGGCATCAGCGCCTGCCTGTTGGGCCATGAAGTACGTTACGACGGTGCGCATAAATATCACAGCTACATCGAACGCACGCTGGGCCAATATTTTGAATTTAGACCCTTCTGTCCGGAAGTCGAGGCCGGCCTAGGCATCCCCCGTCCCTGCGTGCAACTGCGGGAAACGCCGGAAGGCATTCGTTGCGTCGGCGTCAAGGATCATAGCTTCGACGTGACAGAACGCTTGGAACAGGCTTCTGAGCAGCAACACGACTGGCTGGGCGGTTTGTGCGGTTACATTCTTAAAAAAGACTCGCCCAGTTGCGGCATGACCCGCGTCAAAGTCTACAAAAACGAGATACCCGCGCGCCATGGCACCGGTATTTTTGCCGATTATCTGCAACGTAACTTTCCCAACCTACCGATGGAGGAGGAAGGCCGATTGGGCGATCCGGGTTTGCGGGAAAATTTTATCCAGCACGTGTTTGTGATGCGACGTTGGCGGGATCTTTGTGAACAAGGTTTGACGGCGCATGCTTTAACCAGCTTCCATAGCCGGCATAAATTGATCGCAATGAGCCACGAGCAAAATCAAGCCCGCGAACTGGGGCGGATTATTGCCGGCGTCACCAACGCCGATATCGATGCCGTTGCCGCGGCCTACATCGCCGCATTGATGGCTTGTTTGAAAATCGTCGCCACTCGCGGCAATCATGTCAACGTGTTGCAACACATCCAGGGCTATCTGAAACACAAGCTGGATGGCGACGACAAGCAGGAGTTGGTGGAAACCATCGAAAACTATCGAATCGGTTTGCTGCCGCTAATCGTGCCGCTGACCTTGCTGAGGCACCATTTCCGCAGAGAACCGGATGCGTTTATCGACAACGCCTATTACATGCTGCCGCATCCGGCCGAATTGTCCTTGTTGAACGATATTTGA
- a CDS encoding DUF4160 domain-containing protein, with the protein MPVICRFYGIMIRMYLIDREHPPRHIHIKYAEYEAVMELDNLNIIDGRIPKKCRELVREWAELHQDELIEMWDTQNFCPIAPLE; encoded by the coding sequence ATGCCGGTAATCTGCCGTTTTTATGGAATTATGATCAGGATGTACCTAATAGACCGGGAGCATCCACCCCGCCACATCCATATCAAATATGCCGAGTACGAAGCTGTCATGGAACTCGACAATTTGAACATTATCGATGGCCGTATCCCCAAAAAATGCCGGGAACTGGTACGCGAATGGGCGGAGTTACATCAGGACGAGTTGATAGAAATGTGGGATACCCAAAATTTTTGTCCCATAGCCCCACTGGAGTGA
- a CDS encoding type II secretion system F family protein — translation MPLYSYKVVNNQGIAEEGVRNAADEQALLLELQNQGLIPIRIELAKDKTFLGFKLKSATVKLSQKEIGMLTGELATLLESGLPLDRSLTILMQLTEENPKLNKLVGEVLEKVKAGKALADALESQSGVFSKFYLNMIRAGEMGGNLGGVLMRLSEYMERSQELKDTVSTALIYPAILLVMSLASLFVMLTFVVPQFKEMFDSAGQALPVPTQIVVGLAEFLQSYWWVLLLVVLGSVQIMKSQLSDPAGKKAWDGRFLKLPLFGDIILTMEVANFSRTFGTLLGNGVSILKSLGIVRETVGNMVLADLLENAEAQLKQGRTMSDALAQQNLFPKLAVQMIKMGEETGKLEEMLMRVATIYDKQLKTTIQRMLALLEPALIISLGLMIGGIIVSILLAILSVNDLAV, via the coding sequence ATGCCTTTATATTCCTACAAAGTCGTCAATAACCAGGGCATCGCCGAGGAAGGCGTGCGTAACGCGGCCGACGAGCAGGCTTTGCTGCTGGAGTTGCAAAACCAGGGTTTAATTCCGATCCGTATCGAGCTGGCCAAGGACAAAACCTTCCTGGGTTTCAAGTTAAAGTCGGCCACCGTCAAACTGTCGCAAAAAGAAATCGGCATGCTGACCGGCGAATTGGCAACCTTGCTGGAATCGGGCTTACCGCTGGACCGCTCCTTGACCATTCTGATGCAGTTGACCGAAGAAAACCCGAAACTGAATAAACTGGTCGGCGAGGTGCTGGAAAAGGTCAAAGCCGGCAAGGCGTTGGCCGATGCGTTGGAAAGCCAGAGCGGGGTGTTTTCCAAATTTTATTTGAACATGATCCGCGCCGGGGAAATGGGCGGAAATCTGGGCGGCGTATTGATGCGTTTATCCGAATATATGGAACGCTCGCAGGAACTAAAGGACACGGTCAGCACCGCACTGATTTATCCGGCCATTTTGTTGGTGATGTCGCTGGCATCCTTGTTCGTGATGCTGACCTTCGTGGTGCCGCAGTTCAAGGAAATGTTCGACAGCGCCGGCCAGGCCTTGCCGGTGCCGACCCAGATCGTGGTCGGTCTGGCCGAGTTTCTACAAAGTTATTGGTGGGTGTTGCTGCTTGTTGTGCTGGGCAGCGTACAAATCATGAAATCACAGTTATCCGATCCCGCCGGCAAGAAAGCCTGGGACGGCCGATTTTTGAAACTGCCGCTGTTCGGCGACATTATTCTGACCATGGAAGTGGCGAATTTCAGCCGCACTTTCGGTACTTTATTGGGCAACGGCGTATCGATATTAAAATCGCTGGGCATCGTCCGGGAAACGGTTGGCAATATGGTTTTGGCCGATTTGTTGGAAAATGCTGAAGCGCAATTAAAACAAGGCCGTACCATGTCGGACGCATTGGCGCAGCAAAACTTGTTTCCCAAACTAGCGGTGCAGATGATTAAAATGGGCGAGGAAACCGGCAAGCTGGAAGAGATGCTGATGCGGGTGGCCACCATTTACGACAAGCAGCTAAAAACCACGATCCAGCGCATGCTAGCTTTGCTGGAACCAGCCTTGATCATTTCGCTGGGTTTAATGATAGGCGGGATTATCGTTTCAATCTTACTGGCTATCTTGAGCGTTAACGATCTGGCTGTTTAG
- the gspE gene encoding type II secretion system ATPase GspE, protein MDKEIADKPEKYAAFLSWLKSKGKLSDSDLGKVRRMQKSALDDSLPQLLIKLGLCSDSDIAGSFAEACGIARVTPAQYPPQSPLPDSVSQRFLKQYHVVGLAADNDQIQVAVMDPEDDYVSQALQLATGKPITLQIGQLSEIDAALELQYGEGKSQMDKLMDNLNVEESGSEDLEHLKDLASEAPIIKMVNFILQKAVESRASDVHIEPFEQSLKVRLRIDGVLQDIDSPPVASTAAVLSRIKIMAKLNIAERRLPQDGRIKLQMIGKELDLRVSTIPTLHGESVVIRLLDKENAVLDFETLGFVGRQAERFMEVLSQPHGILLITGPTGSGKSTSLYAALKTLNTSERKIITVEDPVEYQLEGINQIQAKPQIGLTFASALRSIVRQDPDVIMIGEMRDLETAKIAVQSALTGHLVLSTLHTNDAAAGVTRLQDMGLEEYLLSSTINGILAQRLVRRLCPHCKQAHPASETLIEEMKLRQWQPTGEILLQKPAGCPACNGIGYKGRLAIIEFLTMTDTIRKQIMKHEEAFVIQQTAIQEGMQTMYEDGVGKALQGITTLEEVLRVTTEA, encoded by the coding sequence ATGGACAAGGAAATCGCTGACAAACCCGAAAAATATGCCGCCTTTCTGAGCTGGTTAAAAAGCAAAGGCAAACTCTCCGATAGCGACTTGGGCAAAGTCCGCCGCATGCAAAAATCGGCTCTGGACGACTCCTTGCCGCAATTGCTGATCAAGCTGGGTTTATGCTCGGACAGCGACATCGCCGGCAGCTTCGCCGAAGCCTGCGGCATCGCCCGCGTAACGCCGGCACAATATCCTCCGCAATCGCCGCTGCCGGACAGCGTATCCCAGCGCTTTCTCAAGCAATACCATGTCGTCGGCCTGGCAGCCGACAACGATCAAATCCAAGTCGCGGTGATGGACCCGGAAGACGACTATGTCAGCCAGGCTCTGCAACTGGCCACCGGCAAACCGATCACGCTACAAATCGGCCAACTCTCGGAAATCGACGCCGCACTGGAATTGCAATACGGTGAAGGTAAATCGCAAATGGACAAGCTGATGGACAACCTCAACGTCGAGGAATCAGGCAGCGAAGACCTGGAACATCTAAAAGACCTGGCCAGCGAAGCACCGATCATCAAGATGGTGAATTTCATCCTGCAAAAAGCCGTGGAAAGTCGGGCCTCAGACGTGCATATCGAGCCCTTCGAGCAAAGTCTGAAAGTGCGCTTACGCATCGACGGCGTATTGCAGGACATCGATTCGCCGCCGGTCGCCTCCACCGCTGCGGTGCTGTCGCGGATCAAAATCATGGCCAAGCTCAACATCGCCGAGCGCCGCTTGCCGCAGGACGGCCGCATCAAACTGCAAATGATCGGCAAGGAGTTGGATTTGCGGGTCTCGACGATACCGACCCTGCACGGCGAAAGCGTGGTAATACGGTTGTTGGACAAGGAAAACGCGGTGCTGGATTTCGAAACCCTGGGCTTCGTTGGCAGACAAGCCGAGCGCTTCATGGAAGTGCTGTCCCAGCCGCACGGCATCCTGCTGATCACCGGCCCGACCGGCAGCGGTAAATCCACCAGCCTGTACGCCGCACTGAAAACCCTGAACACTTCAGAACGCAAGATCATCACCGTGGAAGACCCGGTGGAGTATCAACTGGAAGGTATCAACCAGATTCAAGCCAAGCCGCAGATTGGTTTAACGTTCGCCTCGGCGCTGCGTTCCATCGTCCGCCAGGACCCGGACGTGATCATGATCGGCGAGATGCGCGACCTGGAAACCGCCAAAATCGCCGTGCAGTCTGCGTTGACGGGTCACTTGGTGTTATCGACATTGCACACCAACGATGCCGCAGCCGGCGTCACCCGCTTGCAGGATATGGGCCTGGAAGAATACCTGCTCAGCTCGACGATCAACGGCATCCTGGCACAGCGTTTGGTACGGCGCCTGTGCCCCCATTGCAAACAAGCCCATCCTGCTTCCGAAACGCTGATCGAGGAAATGAAACTCAGACAGTGGCAACCGACCGGCGAAATCCTGCTGCAAAAACCGGCCGGCTGCCCGGCCTGCAATGGCATCGGCTATAAGGGTCGCTTGGCGATCATCGAGTTTTTGACGATGACCGACACGATACGCAAACAAATCATGAAACACGAGGAAGCCTTCGTGATCCAGCAAACCGCAATTCAGGAAGGCATGCAGACCATGTACGAAGATGGCGTCGGCAAAGCCTTGCAAGGCATAACGACGCTGGAGGAAGTGTTGCGGGTGACGACGGAGGCCTAA
- a CDS encoding cryptochrome/photolyase family protein, which yields MLKKRYKTSLFIFRRDLRLEDNTALNAALRESKQVIACFIFDPRQIDVHPYQSLPGLQFMLESLSDLQQQFQRQGALLYLFNEQPAQLLQHLKQELAIDAVFVNRDYTPFSRQRDEKLQAQCLALNVDFHSHADLLLTEPEQVLKRNGKPYQVFTAFYAQAQQYPVALADGLAPGKLLAKKHPAHKPALLGELTQAHRNPLPGGRQAALARLDQLASCRDYSQLRDYPALAATSQLSPYLKFGCCSVREVFHRVQAELGPDHPLLRQLYWRDFFTHIGFHFPHVFHQAFDRRYDGLRWRNAQDDFWAWANGQTGFPIVDAAMRELNQTGWMHNRLRMVVASFLVKNLHVSWRWGERYFAQHLLDYDPCVNNGNWQWAASTGCDAQPYFRIFNPWLQQQKFDPQCLYIKTWIPELQRYPAEVIHKWEKHPQAGEYPAPRVDHAKQSRLIKAQFKALATGVPAG from the coding sequence ATGTTAAAAAAACGCTACAAAACATCGCTGTTCATCTTCCGGCGGGATTTACGGCTGGAAGATAACACCGCGTTAAACGCCGCATTGCGAGAATCAAAACAAGTGATCGCTTGTTTTATCTTCGATCCGCGCCAAATCGACGTCCACCCGTATCAAAGCCTGCCCGGTTTGCAGTTCATGCTGGAATCGCTCAGCGATTTGCAACAGCAATTTCAACGGCAAGGCGCCCTGCTCTATCTGTTTAACGAGCAACCCGCCCAACTTCTCCAACACCTCAAACAGGAGCTGGCGATAGACGCAGTGTTCGTCAATCGGGATTACACCCCATTCAGCCGCCAGCGTGACGAGAAACTACAAGCTCAATGCCTGGCGCTGAACGTGGATTTTCATAGTCACGCCGATTTGTTACTGACTGAGCCCGAACAAGTCTTAAAACGCAACGGCAAACCCTATCAAGTTTTCACGGCTTTTTACGCGCAAGCTCAGCAATATCCGGTCGCACTAGCCGATGGCTTAGCACCCGGCAAACTGCTGGCGAAAAAACATCCGGCGCATAAACCGGCGTTGCTGGGCGAATTGACTCAAGCGCATCGCAACCCGCTGCCGGGAGGCCGGCAAGCGGCTTTGGCCAGGTTGGATCAGTTGGCAAGCTGTCGAGACTACAGCCAACTTCGCGATTACCCGGCCTTGGCCGCCACCAGCCAACTATCGCCTTATCTGAAATTCGGCTGCTGTTCGGTACGGGAAGTGTTTCATCGCGTTCAAGCAGAACTTGGCCCCGACCACCCACTGTTACGCCAATTATATTGGCGGGACTTTTTCACCCACATCGGCTTTCATTTTCCGCATGTGTTCCACCAAGCTTTCGACCGGCGTTATGATGGCTTGCGTTGGCGTAATGCTCAAGACGATTTCTGGGCCTGGGCCAACGGCCAGACCGGCTTTCCGATCGTTGACGCGGCGATGCGCGAACTCAACCAAACCGGCTGGATGCATAACCGGCTACGCATGGTCGTCGCCTCGTTTCTGGTCAAGAACCTGCACGTCTCCTGGCGTTGGGGCGAACGTTATTTTGCCCAGCATTTGCTGGATTACGACCCCTGCGTGAATAACGGCAACTGGCAATGGGCCGCATCAACCGGCTGCGACGCCCAACCCTATTTCCGGATTTTCAATCCTTGGCTGCAACAGCAGAAATTCGATCCGCAATGCCTGTATATCAAGACCTGGATTCCGGAATTGCAACGTTATCCGGCAGAGGTGATTCATAAATGGGAAAAACACCCGCAAGCCGGCGAATACCCGGCGCCCAGAGTCGATCATGCCAAGCAAAGTCGGCTGATCAAGGCCCAATTTAAAGCCTTGGCCACTGGCGTTCCGGCAGGCTAA
- a CDS encoding DUF2442 domain-containing protein: MKLQQFEQLDGYRFKLVFENGEVKQTDLKELISKHVSIDELASARLDADWGCLEFKNGMVDIEPKTLYKFSCAEHFEKAA; this comes from the coding sequence ATGAAATTGCAACAGTTCGAACAACTAGATGGCTACCGTTTTAAACTGGTTTTTGAAAACGGCGAAGTCAAACAAACGGATTTAAAGGAATTAATAAGCAAGCATGTATCCATCGACGAATTAGCCTCCGCACGGCTTGACGCTGACTGGGGTTGCCTGGAATTCAAAAACGGCATGGTCGATATTGAGCCGAAAACCTTGTATAAATTTTCCTGTGCGGAACATTTCGAGAAGGCGGCATAA
- a CDS encoding type II toxin-antitoxin system VapC family toxin, with protein MEQLSEKIKGLCSEGSHDFYLSIASAWEIQIKHQLGKLDLKVAVEQLIYKNQQENGIQLLLIELAHICHLKHLPQYHKDPFDRIIITQAIIENMNVITVDQAFSDYDVKTIW; from the coding sequence GTGGAGCAACTTTCTGAAAAAATTAAGGGATTATGCAGCGAAGGTTCGCATGATTTTTATTTGAGCATTGCTTCTGCTTGGGAAATACAAATCAAGCATCAACTGGGTAAGTTGGATTTAAAAGTCGCCGTCGAACAATTAATTTATAAAAATCAACAAGAAAATGGCATACAGTTGTTACTCATCGAATTGGCGCATATCTGTCATCTCAAGCATTTACCTCAATATCATAAAGACCCGTTTGACCGAATCATTATTACCCAAGCCATCATTGAAAACATGAATGTTATTACTGTCGATCAGGCCTTTTCTGATTATGACGTCAAAACCATTTGGTAA